The genomic interval tttaacaaaatataggaaaagaccaaattacctTATAGTTTGTTTACAAGATCTAAGTAAGTTGCAGCGGGGTTGTATACAATGGCAAATAGTAATAAAGTGAATTTATATTTCAGAGTTTTTGCAACTGTGAAAAGCCAAAAACGTACTCAATGTTAAgtaatcaattttcaaaaaacaagGGATGGTTTGAtcgtttttcctttttgtccAAATATTGTCAAATTACTTTTATCAAAGTGAGCATTGCCCGGGGATTTCTAGATGACGTTGCACTTGCACTTGTAAGGCAAATTACCTTACAGTTTGCGTACAAGATCGAGCTAATTGAAGTTGTTTGGTTACTGAGTaactgaaagaaaatttaataagcTCTGAGAAAGTATTTTGTAGAACAATTCATTTGTTTCTCATTGATCTGAATTGAGAGTACAATGAGTTTATATACTGATAACTAGAACATTCTGGATTTGTCAACACACGTGTAAAGAATGAgcaaagattacaaatgattAACAATCATTACTAACTAAATAACAGATTCTGAAACTAACTATAACAACCTTGCTGACTCAGCTGCCACATCAGCAGAGGTAGTTACTTGACTAAAGTTATTATTCAACACAGCTATATTGCAACTGGGTTCTACACGGTAGTGAAGAGTGATAAAGTGAACTGATAAGAGTTTTTGCAATtatgaaaagacaaaaaatgtACTTGATGTTAAGTAATCAATTATTCAGTTTGTAATAAAACAATGGATGATTTGATCAGTTTAcattttgttcaaattttgtcaaattattCAACTCTCATTTGTTCTTGTGTTTGTCAAATAACCAAGGTGGACGACATCTCGTctgttatttgattaaagagCCGACatcatattttcttaaaaatgcGAGTGCGACTTGCCATCCACTTTTATAAAAGGATAGCACGACTTGCATTGCTTATCACATGATATCGTCGGTTAAATTGGGCATGGCGGCGAAATTGGAACCGTGCAATGCCGTCATTGATTATTTAATCGTGTCCTCAAGAGTTTAAAGATACAGCACAAATATCACAATTCTATTTCCTGGACTACAtaactagaaaagaaaattgctaTATAAACATTTCTAAACattaaaaatgttttacaGCTATTGACAAGAGATGACCCAAATGTTGAACCAAGGTCGTTATCTCAAATATCTTGGATCATAATATGTATATGGAACACTTCAGTAAGCTTGGGCACCTTCAATGATCTTGAGTGACTCAAAAAGTTCAtgtatcattttatttaaactttgtactgctataaataataaacgCAGAAAAGCAGAGCACCTATATAAATGTTTTCAGTTACGAAAGTGAAATACATAAAAGGATAGATTCAAAGATGAAAGATGCTAGTAACATCTTCTTACAAAGTAGACAAATTTGTCACCAATTCCATCTAAGAAATGAAAGTACTTGTACCTCCATCTTTTGTTGCTGAGTAAAGGGCCAATGAAACACCAAAAtcccaccacaaatccaagtGCCATGCTTACATACAACGTCCAGTCCACTTCATCTCCATCTTCTTCGTTTCCAATTCTATTTTGATCGTCAGTTACAAGTGCATTCTTCTCAGTACAACTTGAAAGTGGAGCTCCGCATAGGTCATTGCCGGCAAAAGATGATGCATCAAAGCTTTGCAATTGAGTGCTTGAAGGAATTTCTCCATTCAAGTTATTGTTGGATAGGTTCAAGTAATTCAGAAATGACAAATTTGACATACTTTGAGGAATCTGACCTGAAAGTTGGTTTGCTGAGAAATCGAGGGATTCAATTGATCTCATAACACCAATATTATCAGGAATTCTTCCGGTAAATAAGTTGTGAGATAAATTCAATGATTGCAATCCTTGAAGGTTTGTCACTTCTACAGGTATTTCTCCAGAGAAATTATTCATGGAAATGTCAATGCTTCTCACCAAATTAAGAATGGAATTATATTCAACCAAAAACCCTTTCATCACAAGCGATGTATCCTCAACAATTTTGTTGTCCCCTGAAAAGGCATACAATATATCGCTGCTTTGATCAGATGAGTCCGCTGTCGCCATAGCAGAGAAGTTGTTGATGCATCTCGGTATGGTCCCTAAGAGACTGTTATAAGCCACATCTAAAATTTGTAGAGAAGCTAGACGACAAAGTTGAATGGGGAAATCGCCGTGAAACTTGTTTGATCGAAGAATGAGAATCATCAATCTTGAAAATCTTTCTCCTATCCAAGTCGGAATACTGCCGACAAGTTCATTTTCACCCACGTCAAGTGcttccaaaattgaaaaatttttaaacgATGTTGGTATTACTCCAGACAATCTATTATTTCGGAGGTTCAAAGACCTAAGAGAAGTTAAAGTACCAATAGACATCGGAAGGCTACCGGTGAAGTTGTTGTTGCCTAAGTTCAACGTACGCAGCCTCGGCCAATTCATCCAACAATCAGGGATGCCTTCGGAAAAATGATTTGTGGAGAGTTTGAGAAATTCAATGTTCTTTGAGAAATTCTCCCCCTGACATATGAGATGGA from Citrus sinensis cultivar Valencia sweet orange chromosome 9, DVS_A1.0, whole genome shotgun sequence carries:
- the LOC107176536 gene encoding receptor-like protein EIX2, with the translated sequence MTTFSLIISVFPFSYNFHSQKMKPNKRVFVGLILVELFAIATMINISLCNGTSCIESEREALLKLKHDLRDPSHRLASWIGDNGDCCKWGGVLCGNFTGHVLELNLQNPFSPDDNEAYQRSMLVGKINPSLLELKHLVHLDLSGNDFQGIQIPKYLASLVNLRYLNLSQARFTGMIPHQLGNLSNLQYLDLSGVYFELHAETISWLSGLSLLEHLYISFVNLSKASDSLLGENFSKNIEFLKLSTNHFSEGIPDCWMNWPRLRTLNLGNNNFTGSLPMSIGTLTSLRSLNLRNNRLSGVIPTSFKNFSILEALDVGENELVGSIPTWIGERFSRLMILILRSNKFHGDFPIQLCRLASLQILDVAYNSLLGTIPRCINNFSAMATADSSDQSSDILYAFSGDNKIVEDTSLVMKGFLVEYNSILNLVRSIDISMNNFSGEIPVEVTNLQGLQSLNLSHNLFTGRIPDNIGVMRSIESLDFSANQLSGQIPQSMSNLSFLNYLNLSNNNLNGEIPSSTQLQSFDASSFAGNDLCGAPLSSCTEKNALVTDDQNRIGNEEDGDEVDWTLYVSMALGFVVGFWCFIGPLLSNKRWRYKYFHFLDGIGDKFVYFVRRCY